Proteins encoded in a region of the Oscarella lobularis chromosome 5, ooOscLobu1.1, whole genome shotgun sequence genome:
- the LOC136187769 gene encoding uncharacterized protein isoform X1: protein MNLLRAVVLALLLWTAVSQNSTTSVPTTRTTLEPTTHETTFVPSGSSDNKNDLKRQPLFPPINVAAVAVSPFSVRVTWDLPLNRPSDEFLDGYNVMYYSLDDMSSHGSVILANGSTLRTAIENLKPFRRYAVSVAIKVTELGNFEWSNFSQAVIVRTKPSNPSTPALGVRVLIVGRTFAAIAWDKPDPDGFNGILTDYKVELTDEANNRTFIDHVGDNGTWLNFTNLFPLREYDVRVFVINTEGEGPPSTETVKFRTKAPLFEFAPENITAAVLSSTAVLVEWSPLNDVEFPDNFTSSGDFTSSGDFTIVTGYNIYYRADGESLRRRYDVDDVDASNATLTGLRPFTYYTITMDAATERGLSVEGPDPPLRVRTEEDVPNVPRLLSVARECRGCKPAQLSVRWENLSVADRNGVITAYEIKYAGDEFDTDPHSFNVSENVNSSTLSALEEYVVYDVKIRAYTSAGPGLFSANLSERTYAARPASPVVLSIQNVSSNSSIDGLAGLNLTWSNPPPRDHNGLFVGIRICFYCFSSYDLNQTACDCAGETASLKSGTEFVITNLTSYSWYDVFVYAVSQDGPGGSEYMSWSHPSIVLTAEDRPTGAPWNMSAVGIVGGKELLVTWTELLCTAVNGLLEKYVIYYQRENESAIQSVTASPSCTIYTLSNLEPLGEYSVWMRAFTGAGGGLPTPIVRARTTRVCECYLPGSMNENCNLTTGQCLCRDGADGHNCDACILSRKPFLNITECLETIDNTPFNCLDPPRGWPDQCNDVALPSRPPARLHVSETILSGDRALRDHVSIYWNGWTCFFTCPLTYTWKVYILERRDNFLEIPPRFSQSHRIDPRYPIFIQSFIHPLSGMNLIELTVDHGSLTSVVRSLILVDTVEGSSVALSTRHKLQFTSAEYKNWQTDQRRQDLSVSWENHFYNTYIKRNPSLLFPIERPQFGYDVVTPPLSFSGIQTYNYSGIVSFELSLYQNNATCERLIASQNFTALYQNWVYSHPTSFQSGETYKVQMTAKDIFGHHAFSSALIHTDFTPPSITDVIVWRRKRSLIKDLDFCSGGRTGSVFTLEFTAMDEESGIETIEWTILESKSSSASKGRTGKISSQNQSQCFDRDESSTCYCATDGVCVLKTFTSGLEGLETLLDSNRFYLTIRANSRSGLTATWEKENFVTRGAVLSPTLESLTPAIRMMTVTWSLDRSPTRFLVIVCQTECETCLEVSVDGSQRETVVPDLEPVTTYKVQITAFEGNNSGLSESGETTTREDSPDRSPVDIAVATLPDKEALVVWKPPDPSQQNGNITKYKVAVEIEYSLDQWVLAQAEIDIVAPQTNATVRNLFSRQEYRVRVSATTAVGFGPSSDPYEFTTPEDVPDEPPANVSLARITKSSITISWEAIPSNSRNGVIRDYVVTYVPQVGGESEETVTVPGTETSATFSGLLPFTLYILKVSGRTSKGLGPVSDDLIVRTSEGISGPPSFGRAYPVSLTAISMSWAAPSEPRGEILDYRIFVFSSSNRRRRDLVSLASFANFTAQRDETNIIISNLTEGTNYSIYMQARTSQELGEKSALVHVATPTQIPEAPRGLTARSHTPKSISVSWLAPSVGKISHYVIVYSVADYQRGRKQNVTTSEKSYELDGLSPYTLYRIEVNAEGGNASAVTFAYTLEGTPGPLGSFRIPVVGASSVFLEWEPPRSPNGRIGYSYRITQTAKGWSTDIDLRPGELSSPDGPFFQWRVANLTGYTEYQLSMRAFNIPFHHQGLTSDLLVIRTNQGKPGPPEAVRVDATRRATLLLSWSPPKTPNGIITLYEITTQWANATGTPKTFKIIHENSPTARFQEVEGLQYPAQYSIIIRARTISGEGAGSKPFLMFTKFVDPDDRTPRNVSHWDLTSTSVTLTWQRPLYPNLLNYTLAIRIDPSLPFLEQVINANETNASVKELKPNTLFSATLVPGYADGSLGDTDLHYFQTPPSAPSSAPRNFTVSRTNESSTLLLSWISPLESDLNGVLCRYVARYSPVNSPDDKRSINIGAGDHEALLTELMPYTVYDVEIAAKTCLVIAQGPFASRRHRTGEGVPDKPDIRVVGRNSTWVKLAWEVKSNGILLRVEVNISFDQGHVHNTSNVTGEAEFFGLEPYHRYTVRIRAHSGRGAGAFGTQNVSTCEAAPQSAAVIHNCEALQGDQGKVKAIRLNYTDVSMSDWRGERRGYRVNLFKGNETGMIGKVFNDTKYIGKTVGGSDVLDLDESTIDLDQWYTVTMEAETVADCGQTNVGPSSDLCHLLIPAPESDMTMTIAVAVSLAVLVLIVLFVICVRKKHRQAKVEVMQPQDIQEQHQNLNNGETRWLMAWPTYDEFQFRKDRLQMAEELGEGQFGKVYFAWATGIVRGEERTQVAVKTMKRGSSQETAEDFRKEMEIMMDFDHPNIVRLLGICTHDEPLYLITELMKHGDLKAYIQKARPNEVHPRPFLSIAQLIDIATQAASGAAYLASRKFVHRDIAARNCLVGENDDQLSVKISDFGMARDVYQEEYYRRRGGMMPIRWMAPEAITDGKYTVESDVWSLGVLLWEIFVLGCQPYFGKSNEQVIGGILQGSLSLECPPLCPRSVFQLMLRCWERNPSERITSEVVASSLQNMIDLGGTSTSYLDMTPTQSKPPVHVDYTPMSPVTPSGTKLDPMFEEEALLSQSKSAYLDMSGGDVPKKEKKKLSSQGTDYANAVQDLCGTSASYLDMTPTQSKLSVQEDYTPMSPATPSGTKLEPMFEEEPLLPQSKNGYVDMSGADVPSAPSGQKRITYVEVQPKEREEVEQKKKLASRNPAAYANVTVSTEDLEAAAAETGSTGKDDIL from the exons ATGAATTTGCTTCGAGCCGTTGTTCTAGCCTTGTTGCTTTGGACGGCAGTTTCTcagaattcgacgacgtctgtGCCAACGACTCGGACAACACTGGAACCTACAACGCATGAAACAACGTTTGTGCCAAGTGGAAGTTCGGATAATAAGAACGATCTGAAAAGGCAGCCTCTTTTTCCTCCGATCAACGTAGCTGCTGTCGCCGTGAGCCCTTTTTCCGTCCGTGTGACGTGGGATCTCCCTTTGAATCGACCGAgtgacgaatttctcgacggATACAATGTTATGTATTATTCATTAGACGACATGTCGTCACATGGAAGCGTCATTCTTGCCAACGGAAGCACGCTCCGGACAGCGATAGAAAATCTAAAGCCATTCAGACGCTACGCCGTCTCTGTAGCAATCAAAGTTACAGAGTTAGGAAACTTTGAATGGAGTAATTTCTCCCAGGCAGTAATCGTCAGAACGAAACCGTCAA ATCCTTCAACGCCTGCTCTTGGCGTCAGAGTGCTCATCGTTGGTCGGACATTCGCCGCGATTGCATGGGACAAGCCGGATCCCGACGGGTTCAATGGAATTCTGACCGACTATAAAGTTGAACTTACGGACGAGGCGAATAATAGGACGTTTATCGATCACGTCGGCGACAATGGAACGTGGTTGAATTTCACGAATCTGTTCCCGCTCCGCGAATACGACGTACGAGTGTTTGTAATCAACACGGAAGGCGAAGGGCCTCCAAGCACAGAAACGGTGAAATTTCGAACGAAGGCGCCTT TGTTTGAGTTTGCGCCTGAAAATATTACTGCTGCCGTCTTATCTTCTACTGCCGTTTTGGTCGAGTGGTCGCCTCTAAACGATGTCGAATTTCCGGACAATTTCACCTCATCTGGCGATTTCACCTCATCTGGCGATTTCACCATTGTCACCGGCTACAACATATATTATCGTGCTGATGGAGAGTCGCTGCGAAGAcgatacgacgtcgacgacgtcgacgcgagcaACGCAACGCTGACAGGTCTTAGACCGTTTACCTACTACACGATCACGATGGATGCGGCTACTGAAAGAGGCTTGAGTGTGGAAGGACCTGATCCACCTCTGAGAGTTCGGACGGAAGAGGACG TTCCAAACGTACCGCGTCTTTTGTCAGTTGCACGAGAGTGTCGCGGCTGCAAACCGGCTCAGCTTAGCGTCCGTTGGGAAAATCTCTCTGTCGCCGATCGAAATGGGGTGATCACTGCTTATGAGATTAAATACGCAGGAGACGAGTTCGATACCGATCCGCATTCTTTCAATGTCAGCGAAAACGTTAATTCTTCGACTCTATCTGCCCTGGAAGAGTACGtagtttatgacgtcaaaattcgaGCTTATACAAGCGCTGGTCCGGGTCTTTTCTCTGCAAATCTTTCTGAAAGAACTTATGCAG CTCGTCCTGCAAGTCCGGTAGTTCTTTCTATTCAGAACGTCAGTTCCAATTCCAGCATTGACGGTTTGGCTGGTCTCAATCTGACTTGGTCTAACCCTCCTCCAAGAGATCATAATGGATTGTTTGTGGGAATACGCAtttgtttttattgtttttcgaGTTACGACCTCAATCAAACGGCGTGTGATTGCGCTGGCGAAACGGCTTCTTTGAAGAGTGGAACAGAATTTGTAATCACCAACTTGACAAG TTACTCGTGGTACGACGTTTTTGTTTACGCAGTATCTCAAGATGGACCAGGAGGATCAGAATACATGAGCTGGTCTCATCCAAGTATTGTTTTAACAGCAGAAGACA GACCAACTGGCGCTCCCTGGAATATGTCCGCTGTTGGAATCGTTGGAGGAAAGGAACTTTTAGTGACTTGGACCGAGCTGCTGTGTACTGCGGTCAACGGACTGCTAGAGAAGTACGTTATTTACTATCAAAGAGAGAATGAATCGGCTATCCAATCTGTGACGGCGTCTCCAAGTTGTACA ATCTACACTTTATCAAACTTGGAGCCTCTTGGCGAGTATTCAGTGTGGATGCGGGCTTTTACAGGTGCGGGAGGAGGTCTTCCTACTCCCATTGTCAGAGCGCGGACAACTAGAG TTTGCGAATGTTATTTACCGGGTTCGATGAACGAAAATTGTAACCTGACGACGGGCCAATGTTTGTgccgcgacggcgccgatgGACACAACTGTGACGCATGCATTCTATCACGAAAGCCATTCTTAAATATAACCGAATGTCTTG AAACAATTGACAACACTCCTTTCAACTGTCTCGATCCTCCTCGAGGGTGGCCAGATCAGTGCAACGACGTGGCTCTACCGTCGCGACCGCCAGCTCGCCTTCACGTCAGCGAAACGATACTCTCCGGCGACAGAGCTCTGCGAGATCACGTCAGCATATACTGGAATGGTTGGACGTGCTTCTTCACGTGCCCACTAACGTACACGTGGAAAGTCTATATTCTTGAGCGTCGAGACAACTTTCTCGAGATACCGCCTCGCTTTAGTCAGTCTCACCGAATCGATCCTCGTTATCCCATTTTCATTCAGTCATTCATTCATCCTTTGTCCGGAATGAATCTTATTGAACTGACTGTCGATCACGGCTCCTTAACCTCAGTCGTTCGAAGTCTCATCTTGGTTGACACAGTGGAAGGTTCCTCGGTTGCTTTATCAACTCGTCACAAGCTTCAGTTCACGTCGGCCGAATACAAAAACTGGCAAACCGATCAACGTCGACAAGATCTCAGTGTTAGCTGGGAAAATCATTTCTATAATACGTATATCAAGAGAAATCCGTCGCTGTTATTTCCTATTGAACGACCTCAGTTTggatacgacgtcgtcacacCGCCATTGTCGTTTTCCGGCATTCAAACGTATAATTATTCGGGAATCGTGTCTTTTGAACTGTCTCTTTATCAGAACAACGCTACCTGCGAGCGGCTGATCGCATCTCAGAATTTCACCGCTCTGTATCAGAACTGGGTCTATAGTCATCCGACTTCCTTTCAATCGGGCGAAACATACAAAGTTCAGATGACGGCGAAAGACATCTTTGGACACCATGCGTTCAGTTCGGCTTTGATTCACACAGACTTCACTCCACCGTCGATTACCGACGTTATCGTGTGGAGACGCAAGAGAAGTCTTATCAAAGATTTAGACTTTTGCTCAGGAGGTCGAACTGGATCGGTGTTCACTCTCGAATTTACGGCAATGGATGAGGAGAGCGgaatcgaaacgatcgaatggACCATCTTAGAGTCAAAGAGTTCATCGGCGAGCAAAGGACGCACCGGTAAAATTTCTTCGCAAAATCAG TCTCAATGTTTTGATCGTGACGAGTCTTCAACCTGCTATTGCGCTACCGACGGTGTGTGCGTTCTGAAAACGTTCACGTCTGGGCTTGAAGGATTGGAAACGCTTTTGGATAGCAACAGGTTCTACCTGACCATTCGGGCGAATAGTCGATCTGGATTGACAGCGACAtgggagaaagaaaatttcgtgACTAGGGGAGCGGTACTTTCTCCCACACTCGAAAGCTTGACACCAGCCATTAGAATGATGACGGTTACATGGTCACTTGACCGCTCTCCAACGAGATTTCTTGTGATTGTGTGCCAAACAGAATGTGAAACTTGTTTAGAAGTGAGCGTTGACGGATCGCAACGTGAAACAGTGGTTCCCGATTTAGAGCCCGTGACCACGTATAAAGTACAGATTACAGCGTTTGAAGGAAACAACTCGGGTTTGAGTGAATCTGgtgagacgacgacgcgtgaAGACA GTCCGGACCGGAGTCCTGTCGATATTGCGGTTGCGACTCTACCTGATAAAGAAGCTCTTGTAGTTTGGAAACCACCTGATCCGTCGCAGCAAAACGGCAACATCACGAAGTACAAAGTAGCAGTCGAGATTGAATACAGTTTAGATCAGTGGGTTTTGGCACAAGCCGAAATTGACATCGTCGCACCGCAGACAAACGCCACAGTGAGAAATCTCTTCTCTCGGCAAGAGTATCGGGTACGAGTTAGCGCGACAACGGCAGTTGGCTTCGGGCCATCGTCAGACCCCTACGAATTCACCACTCCGGAAGACG TTCCCGACGAGCCACCAGCAAACGTTTCGCTGGCTCGCATTACAAAAAGCAGCATAACGATTTCTTGGGAAGCGATACCTAGCAATAGTCGCAACGGTGTTATTCGTGACTACGTCGTCACGTACGTCCCTCAGGTGGGCGGTGAATCTGAGGAAACAGTAACGGTGCCCGGAACGGAGACGTCGGCTACGTTTAGCGGTCTTCTACCGTTCACACTTTACATCCTCAAAGTGAGCGGTAGAACGAGCAAAGGCCTCGGTCCGGTCAGCGACGATCTTATAGTGCGAACGAGCGAAGGCA TCAGCGGTCCTCCTTCATTTGGACGAGCTTATCCTGTGAGCTTGACAGCAATATCCATGAGCTGGGCGGCACCGTCGGAACCTCGCGGCGAGATTTTGGACTATCGCATTTTTGTATTTTCatcgtcaaatcgtcgccggcgcgATTTGGTGTCGTTGGCCTCTTTTGCCAACTTTACCGCTCAAAGAGACGAAACTAATATAATTATATCCAACCTAACGGAAGGAACGAACTATTCGATCTACATGCAAGCACGAACGTCGCAGGAACTAGGCGAAAAGAGCGCTCTCGTTCACGTCGCAACTCCAACGCAAA ttcctGAAGCTCCGCGAGGTCTGACGGCAAGGTCACATACGCCGAAAAGCATTTCAGTGTCGTGGCTAGCTCCGTCGGTTGGCAAGATCTCGCACTACGTAATCGTGTACAGCGTCGCAGATTATCAGAGAGGAAGAAAGCAgaacgtgacgacgtcagaaaagtcTTACGAACTCGATGGCTTGTCTCCGTACACTCTCTATCGAATTGAAGTGAATGCCGAAGGTGGAAATGCAAGTGCCGTCACGTTTGCCTATACACTCGAAGGAA CTCCTGGTCCACTTGGATCGTTTCGAATTCCCGTCGTTGGCGCATCGTCCGTTTTTCTCGAATGGGAACCTCCTAGATCACCAAACGGTCGGATTGGATATTCCTATCGCATTACTCAAACGGCTAAGGGATGGTCGACAGACATTGATCTGCGTCCGGGCGAACTTAGCTCGCCGGATGGCCCATTTTTTCAATGGAGAGTCGCCAATTTGACGGGATACACGGAATATCAGTTGTCCATGCGAGCCTTCAACATTCCCTTCCATCACCAAGGTCTTACGTCAGACTTACTTGTCATACGCACCAATCAAGGAA AGCCAGGCCCTCCTGAGGCCGTCCGAGTTGATGCGACGAGGCGAGCGACTCTACTCCTCTCGTGGTCTCCACCGAAGACACCCAACGGTATTATCACTTTGTACGAGATCACCACGCAGTGGGCCAACGCAACGGGAACACCAAAAACATTCAAAATCATTCACGAGAACAGTCCAACGGCACGGTTTCAAGAAGTAGAAGGACTCCAATATCCGGCACAGTATTCCATCATTATTCGAGCAAGGACGATATCGGGAGAGGGAGCTGGTAGCAAGCCATTCCTAATGTTTACAAAATTTGTAGATCCCGATGATAGGACGCCACGCAATGTCAGTCATTGGGATcttacgtcgacgtcggtgaCTTTGACTTGGCAACGACCGTTGTATCCGAATCTGCTGAACTATACTCTTGCTATTCGAATAGACCCATCTCTTCCATTCCTTGAACAGGTTATCAATGCTAATGAGACGAATGCAAGTGTAAAAGAGCTGAAGCCGAATACCCTTTTCTCGGCTACACTAGTTCCGGGTTACGCGGACGGATCACTTGGAGACACTGATCTTCATTATTTTCAGACGCCTCCATCTG CTCCGTCGTCTGCACCGCGAAATTTCACTGTCAGTCGAACAAACGAAAGCTCGACACTTCTTCTGAGTTGGATTTCACCTTTGGAATCTGACTTGAACGGTGTGTTGTGCCGCTACGTCGCGCGGTACTCGCCGGTAAACAGTCCTGATGACAAAAGGTCTATAAACATTGGCGCTGGAGATCACGAAGCGCTGCTTACAGAACTAATGCCGTATACCGTGTATGACGTAGAAATCGCGGCAAAAACGTGTTTAGTAATTGCTCAAGGTCCTTTCGCTTCTCGAAGACACAGAACTGGAGAAGGAG TCCCTGATAAACCAGACATTAGAGTGGTTGGCAGGAATTCGACGTGGGTGAAACTCGCGTGGGAAGTCAAGTCTAATGGTATTCTGCTTCGAGTGGAAGTAAACATATCGTTTGATCAAGGTCACGTACACAATACTTCAAACGTGACTGGAGAAGCGGAATTCTTTGGTCTCGAGCCTTACCATCGCTATACCGTGCGTATTCGAGCGCATTCCGGGCGAGGAGCGGGTGCATTTGGTACTCAAAACGTTTCTACGTGCGAAGCAG CCCCCCAGTCCGCGGCTGTGATTCACAATTGCGAAGCTCTTCAGGGAGATCAAGGCAAAGTGAAGGCGATTCGATTAAATTACACGGACGTTTCTATGTCTGACTGGCGTGGTGAACGTCGAGGTTACCGTGTCAATTTGTTCAAGGGGAACGAAACGGGCATGATTGGGAAAGTCTTTAATGATACCAAGTACATCGGGAAAACGGTCGGTGGATCAGATGTCTTGGACCTCGATGAGTCTACGATTGACTTGGATCAGTGGTACACGGTAACTATGGAAGCTGAAACTGTCGCTGATTGCGGACAAACAAACGTCGGTCCGAGTAGTGATCTTTGCCATCTCCTTATTCCGGCGCCCG AGAGTGACATGACGATGACCATTGCAGTAGCTGTTTCTCTAGCCGTACTGGTACTAATCGTGCTTTTTGTAATCTGCGTGCGAAAGAAACATCGTCAGGCAAAAGTGGAAGTCATGCAGCCACAAGACATACAGGAGCAACACCAAAACTTGAACAACGGAGAAACTCGCTGGCTCATGGCGTGGCCAACGTACGACGAATTCCAATTCCGCAAGGACCGTCTCCAAATGGCAGAAGAACTCGGCGAAGGTCAATTTGGAAAAGTCTATTTCGCCTGGGCCACGGGCATTGTCAGAGGCGAAGAAAGAACGCAAGTTGCGGTGAAAACGATGAAACGAGGGTCGTCGCAGGAAACGGCTGAAGATTTCcgaaaggaaatggaaatcaTGATGGACTTCGATCATCCGAACATTGTCCGTCTTCTAGGAATCTGCACGCACGACGAACCTCTCTATCTCATCACGGAACTGATGAAACACGGCGACTTGAAGGCCTACATTCAAAAAGCTCGTCCCAACGAGGTGCATCCGCGtccttttctctcgatcgcgcAACTGATCGACATCGCCACTCAGGCAGCATCCGGCGCAGCCTATCTCGCGTCGCGCAAGTTCGTTCATCGTGACATCGCCGCGCGAAactgtctcgtcggcgaaaacgacgatcaATTGTCGGTGAAGATCTCCGACTTTGGAATGGCGAGAGATGTGTATCAGGAAGAGTATTATCGTCGCAGAGGCGGCATGATGCCGATTCGATGGATGGCGCCGGAAGCGATCACCGACGGGAAATACACAGTCGAATCGGACGTCTGGTCTCTGGGCGTTCTTTTATGGGAGATCTTCGTGCTTGGCTGTCAGCCGTATTTTGGTAAAAGCAACGAGCAAGTAATCGGCGGTATTCTTCAGGGTAGCTTGAGTTTGGAGTGTCCGCCGCTTTGTCCCCGGTCCGTGTTCCAGCTTATGCTTCGCTGCTGGGAGAGGAATCCGTCTGAAAGAATCACGTCAGAAGTCGTGGCCAGCTCTTTGCAGAATATGATAGATTTGGGCGGCACGTCTACGAGTTATCTAGATATGACTCCGACTCAATCAAAGCCGCCCGTTCACGTGGATTACACGCCGATGAGTCCCGTCACTCCTTCTGGCACGAAATTGGATCCCAtgttcgaagaagaagctctGTTGTCTCAGTCAAAAAGCGCTTACTTAGATATGAGTGGTGGCGATGTTCctaagaaggagaaaaagaaactgtCATCTCAAGGAACGGATTACGCCAACGCTGTGCAGGATTTATGCGGCACATCTGCGAGTTATTTAGATATGACGCCGACTCAATCAAAATTGTCCGTTCAAGAGGATTACACGCCGATGAGTCCTGCTACTCCATCTGGCACCAAATTAGAGCCCatgtttgaagaagaacCTCTGTTGCCTCAATCCAAAAACGGCTACGTAGATATGAGCGGTGCTGATGTTCCTTCTGCGCCGAGCGGTCAGAAGCGTATTACGTACGTGGAAGTTCAACCGAAAGAGCGTGAAGAGGTggaacagaagaagaaattggcaTCTCGGAATCCGGCCGCTTACGCGAATGTCACGGTCAGCACAGAGGATTTGGAAGCAGCGGCCGCAGAAACTGGCAGTACCGGTAAGGATGATATCCTATAG